A genomic window from Candidatus Kouleothrix ribensis includes:
- a CDS encoding DUF4157 domain-containing protein — protein sequence MHDRATAKPAAAPAAASILQRACACGNHAPGGGECAACKKKRLQRQATGAHTPNVAPPIVHDVLRAPGQPLDAGTRAFMEPRFGHDFSRVPAMMATAQRSEITVGQPDDPFEREAEHIARQVTRGAPTPQSNQPADLSHVQLHTGSLAASAARAVNAHAFTVGRHIVFNENEYQPHTQAGRELLAHELSHVLQQSGVESRVEQGLAQRSVSRGAGGCASATTEDEDNNGPKGAGRAAHTQIQTFLLPRILNEIIIPRATKNQMSSTGCQPEGVEAGRADLLRRAGIINDVGEIKPIGYARTFGVAEVEHYIRRADQSMDRLFASGPECGAMPRGTDDDDFARRLRIGRLRPTFSKLTNVLTAPTVIGPFDGDRSRTLKAELVAPGAVGYWCTGGQSDTYTCGLSEQETREYIDRVALGPAQEVLNRFLQEHIEQPLQAAMSRHSLGELLRLGERHFGTQIRQMLRPYLGPVADEVFNRATAEQLAQLIDNALGPEAQVIVTTLVRRLSSMIINELRVRLRNVLADAVRETLLALCVGAPAVSIVQLLDQLEQTLRQRARQLIPVVVTAVAAQLASMMLAELQAVLTQMAQAIGRALSALGEVLAVIGEGILRALAAIAIALVIVGALVLFVLALIALFDPAPGDEVALAAAGIFLLGLIPALGRYVATGNTAKQPEGT from the coding sequence ATGCACGATCGAGCAACAGCCAAACCAGCGGCGGCCCCGGCGGCAGCAAGCATACTGCAGCGCGCCTGCGCCTGCGGCAACCACGCGCCCGGCGGCGGCGAGTGCGCCGCGTGCAAGAAGAAGCGCCTGCAGCGCCAGGCCACCGGCGCGCACACGCCCAACGTCGCCCCGCCGATCGTGCATGACGTGCTGCGCGCGCCCGGCCAGCCGCTCGACGCAGGCACGCGCGCGTTTATGGAGCCGCGCTTCGGGCACGACTTCAGCCGGGTGCCGGCTATGATGGCAACAGCCCAGCGATCCGAGATAACGGTTGGTCAGCCAGACGATCCCTTCGAGCGCGAGGCCGAGCACATCGCCCGACAGGTAACTCGCGGAGCACCGACACCCCAAAGCAATCAACCAGCAGATCTGAGCCATGTACAACTTCATACGGGATCTCTAGCGGCATCAGCGGCACGGGCAGTGAACGCACACGCGTTTACCGTTGGGCGACATATTGTGTTTAATGAAAACGAATATCAGCCTCATACGCAAGCCGGACGCGAGTTGCTGGCGCATGAATTGAGCCATGTCCTACAGCAATCCGGAGTAGAATCGCGTGTTGAACAGGGGCTTGCTCAGCGTAGTGTCAGCCGTGGTGCCGGAGGCTGCGCATCTGCAACTACCGAAGATGAGGATAACAACGGGCCGAAGGGCGCCGGCCGCGCGGCCCACACGCAGATTCAGACATTCCTTCTGCCGCGAATCTTAAATGAAATCATCATCCCACGGGCGACGAAGAACCAAATGAGCAGCACAGGTTGCCAACCCGAGGGAGTTGAGGCGGGGCGTGCCGACCTGCTGCGGCGCGCGGGAATCATAAACGATGTGGGCGAGATCAAACCGATCGGTTATGCACGCACCTTCGGAGTAGCGGAGGTAGAACATTATATCCGCCGCGCTGATCAATCGATGGATCGCCTGTTTGCTTCAGGGCCTGAGTGTGGCGCGATGCCTCGGGGCACAGACGATGACGATTTTGCCCGCAGACTTCGGATCGGTCGGCTCCGGCCAACGTTCAGCAAGCTCACTAATGTTTTGACAGCGCCTACAGTTATCGGCCCATTCGACGGTGATCGCAGCCGGACACTAAAGGCCGAACTTGTTGCACCTGGTGCTGTCGGCTACTGGTGTACTGGTGGTCAATCCGACACCTATACGTGTGGCCTCTCGGAACAGGAAACCCGTGAGTATATTGATCGTGTAGCTCTTGGGCCAGCCCAAGAGGTACTGAACAGGTTCCTTCAGGAACATATCGAACAGCCGCTCCAAGCGGCGATGAGCCGGCACAGCTTGGGCGAATTACTCCGATTAGGCGAGCGGCACTTCGGCACGCAAATCCGCCAGATGTTACGGCCATATCTTGGGCCGGTGGCCGATGAAGTGTTCAACCGGGCCACAGCTGAGCAACTGGCTCAACTGATCGATAATGCGCTCGGGCCGGAAGCACAAGTAATTGTGACCACACTTGTACGTCGGCTCAGTAGTATGATTATTAACGAGCTGCGCGTTCGTCTACGCAATGTGCTTGCTGACGCAGTTCGCGAGACACTATTGGCTTTATGTGTTGGTGCGCCGGCAGTATCGATCGTACAGTTGTTGGATCAACTTGAGCAGACATTGCGCCAGCGTGCTCGGCAGTTGATCCCGGTAGTGGTGACGGCGGTGGCGGCGCAGTTGGCTTCGATGATGCTTGCTGAGCTCCAGGCAGTACTGACACAGATGGCCCAGGCAATCGGTCGGGCGCTTTCAGCATTGGGCGAAGTACTGGCAGTGATCGGCGAGGGTATCCTCCGCGCACTCGCGGCAATTGCGATTGCGCTGGTGATAGTTGGGGCGCTCGTGCTGTTCGTGTTGGCATTGATCGCCCTTTTCGATCCAGCGCCTGGCGATGAGGTGGCCCTGGCAGCGGCCGGAATATTTTTGCTAGGACTAATCCCAGCCCTTGGGCGATATGTTGCTACCGGCAATACCGCCAAACAACCAGAAGGGACGTGA
- a CDS encoding DUF4157 domain-containing protein — protein MDMSTRNRPVAPKPNVPARALLQRTCACGTHAPGGGECEECKKKRLQRQATGAHTPNVAPPIVHDVLRAPGQPLDAGTRAFMEPRFGHDFSRVRVHTDPAAAASARAVGALAYTVGPHIAFGAGQYAPGTPAGQRLLAHELTHTIQQSASNAEAAPMASAIAVGGVDDAYEREAETQAARVTTTGGADRMSVKGRLGAAGIQRQADISQAPPGLACGLVTGSGPLPGTQILFDQSSGSLSVASRALIATFADTWIADGGHDAIQIDGYASVDGPQALNWRLSCERAESVRAELVAQGVPAAQISLAAHGETTDFSATDLTQNRRAIIFRNTAPAPAPAPTSPAPTPTTPTTPAPSVPQLSPTIVTGPTAGNCGVMNFVIRWNLSANAGPQGGFIIQDITITWNNRDCANVEIPDASGKISPLRYFEAWRVAPNSRTLSPVSTDTFSWANDLPSGCTIDRVRFRGIARYHDNVAALPAHMVANNPNTFAGTLQSSLTDPALGGNISAPVPHNLTFNWTCCPCAANPTIVESHTP, from the coding sequence ATGGACATGAGCACGCGCAATCGACCTGTCGCACCGAAGCCGAACGTACCCGCCAGGGCATTGCTCCAACGCACCTGCGCCTGCGGCACCCACGCGCCTGGCGGCGGCGAGTGCGAAGAGTGCAAGAAGAAGCGCCTGCAGCGCCAGGCCACCGGCGCGCACACGCCCAACGTCGCCCCGCCGATCGTGCATGACGTGCTGCGCGCGCCGGGCCAGCCGCTCGACGCAGGCACGCGCGCGTTTATGGAGCCGCGCTTCGGGCACGACTTCAGCCGGGTGCGCGTGCATACCGACCCTGCGGCGGCCGCGTCGGCGCGGGCGGTTGGCGCGCTGGCCTACACCGTCGGGCCGCATATCGCGTTTGGCGCCGGGCAGTACGCGCCGGGCACACCTGCCGGGCAGCGGCTGCTCGCGCACGAGCTGACACACACGATTCAACAGTCTGCGAGCAATGCCGAGGCCGCCCCAATGGCCAGTGCAATCGCAGTCGGCGGGGTGGATGACGCCTATGAGCGGGAAGCCGAGACCCAGGCAGCCCGAGTGACAACCACCGGCGGAGCGGATCGCATGAGCGTGAAAGGGCGATTAGGTGCCGCCGGAATTCAACGCCAGGCAGATATCAGCCAGGCGCCGCCAGGGCTAGCCTGCGGCCTGGTTACCGGGTCGGGCCCGCTGCCAGGCACGCAGATCCTCTTCGATCAGTCTTCAGGTAGCCTCTCGGTCGCCAGCCGCGCGCTGATCGCCACCTTTGCCGATACTTGGATCGCGGATGGTGGGCACGATGCTATTCAGATCGATGGCTACGCCAGCGTGGACGGGCCACAAGCGCTGAACTGGCGCCTGTCGTGCGAGCGGGCCGAATCGGTTCGAGCTGAGTTGGTCGCGCAGGGTGTCCCAGCAGCGCAGATCAGCTTAGCCGCTCACGGGGAGACGACCGACTTCTCTGCCACCGACCTGACCCAGAATCGGCGTGCGATCATCTTCAGAAACACCGCGCCAGCACCAGCGCCCGCGCCAACATCACCGGCACCGACACCAACAACGCCGACGACACCAGCGCCGAGTGTGCCGCAGCTAAGCCCGACCATCGTCACCGGGCCAACCGCCGGCAACTGCGGTGTCATGAACTTTGTGATCAGGTGGAACCTCTCGGCGAACGCCGGCCCGCAGGGTGGCTTCATCATCCAGGATATTACAATTACTTGGAACAACCGCGATTGTGCTAATGTGGAGATTCCCGACGCGAGCGGCAAGATCAGCCCGCTGAGGTATTTTGAGGCCTGGCGCGTCGCCCCCAACTCGAGGACTCTCAGCCCGGTCAGTACCGACACGTTCAGCTGGGCGAACGATTTGCCATCTGGATGCACCATCGATCGGGTGCGTTTCAGAGGCATAGCGCGCTACCACGATAATGTCGCAGCTTTACCGGCGCATATGGTCGCCAACAATCCAAATACGTTCGCCGGCACCTTGCAGTCGAGCCTGACCGACCCGGCGTTGGGCGGCAACATCTCTGCGCCGGTTCCGCACAATCTGACGTTCAACTGGACCTGCTGCCCGTGCGCCGCCAATCCGACGATCGTCGAGTCGCATACACCGTAG